CTCGGGCTGCTGGATCGACTGGTGGATGCCGGCAAGACGGTCATCGTGATCGAGCATCACCAGGCCGTGATGGCCCACGCCGATTGGATCGTGGACATCGGCCCCGGGGCCGGTCACGATGGCGGGCGCGTGGTGTTCGAAGGCGTGCCTGCCGACCTCGTCGCAACAAAGTCGACGGTGACGGGGGAGCACCTCGCTCAGTACGTCGGAGTGTGAACTGAGAACAGTTCGGGGCGCTCGATAACGCGACAACGATCGACCGTAGCTCCTGACGCATGACTTTCCAATGTGGAAAACTGATGCTAGGTTTCCAATATGGAAAACGATGAAGGTCGCGATGCAGCCCGAGATCTTGCCAATCTTGACGCCGCAACGGCAGGCTATGCAACCGTGACGGCGCGGGAGGGTGTGTATCACCTTGCGCTAGGCGTGGGAGCAGGCGCCATCGTGACGGCGCAAGGGCTGTCGTCACCGTGGAGCTGGATCTTGCCGTTGGTCTTCCTTGCCAGTGTGCCGCTGTTCATCGGATGGTGGCGCCGGTCGCACGGCTGGTGGGTGTCCGGTTACGCGCCAGCGCGCACGCGCTGGGTGGTGGCACTGATGGCTGTCGCCTACGTCGGGCTCGCGTTCGCCTCGTTCATCCTCGATTCGGTATGGGTAAGCGTGTTGATGGGCGCGATCGCTGCTCTCGTGATCACTGCGGCGGGGTTCGTATGGATGGTCGTCTGGCGACGGGGGTTAAAGACGGCGGAAGCCGGATGAACGACCTTGATCCGGTGATCCATCCGCCGGCGCGGCTTCAGCTCTGCGGCATCCTCGCGCAGGTCGACGATGTCGAGTTCGCGTTCGCCAAAGCCAGGCTCGGCGTTTCAGACTCTGTGCTTTCCAAGCATGCGAAGGCTCTCGAGGACGCGGGATATCTCACGATCACCAAACGGACAGTCAGCGCCCGCCAGCGAACATGGTTGGCGCTCACAGCGCAAGGGCGGCGAGCCTTCCGTGCGCACATGGTTGCGCTGCAGCGATTAGCTGCTGGCGCTATTCGCACGTGAGCGTCGCGCAAAGCCCTTCGGGAGCGTTTCCGGCTTGTTCCGGCCCCGCTTCCGAGAGACGCTGAGTAAGCCGATAATGCACATTATGTCAGATTAAGGTTTCGGAACCGACCTCGCTCCCACGATGACCTAGGCGCGCTCCAGGTCGCGGTATGCGGAGAGAAAGAGGTCCACGGCCCGATCCACCCCGCGTAAATCATCTTCGCCGGACAGCAACCGTGCATTCAACGGCGCTCCGACAACCAGCCAGGTGAACTCCGACGCCGCGGCGTTCGAATCCTCGAGCTTTGTACGGCGCTGCTGCGCCAGTTCCTCCAGCGTCTCGGCGAGGTTCTGAATATTCCTGGCCCAGCTCTCCGCGAGGTACATTCGCGCGACTTCCGGCTGGGCAACAGCTTCGGCTATGACCAGCCTGCGCATCTCCAGCACTGGCGGGCTCAGGATGCCGCTCCGCATGGATACCGCAAGGTCGATGAGCCCCTGGCGGATGTCACCCGCGTTGCGCAACCGGTCCAGCGCCGGCCGCATCGCCTCTCCCCCCATGGTCGCCCACTGGCGCACCACGGCAGAGTACAGCGCAGTCTTCGACGTGTGTTCCCGATAGAGAGAAGCCTTCGAGATCCTCGCCCGTCGCGCCACTTCATCCATGGACGTCCCGTTGTAGCCGCGCTCAAGAAAGACTTCCCGAGCGACCGACAGGAGATCCTCCCCCGTGCGACCCGCTGGTCGACCCGGGGCTTTCGCTGCGCTCATTCTGCTCCCAAATTTAGTACTTGACAGTACTGTAGTACCGATCTAGGTTGAGTACCAACAAGTACTAAAGGAGACCTCATGGTCATGCTCGGAATCCTGCTCGCAACAGTCGCTTCTTTCATCGCGAGCGCCGGTCTGTACGCCGTACCCGCGATCTCCGCGCTGATCGCCCGCACCAGCACTCCGCGACCCGGGCTCACAGTCGTCCAGCAAATGGGGTCGGTCGTCCTGCGGAGCCTTATGGTCTCGTGCCTCATTGCGGGGCTGATGGCCGCGGCAGCGTGGACTGGCGCCGTCGCCGGACTACTACTCGGAGTGGCGCTCTCTGTA
The DNA window shown above is from Microbacterium murale and carries:
- a CDS encoding TetR/AcrR family transcriptional regulator: MSAAKAPGRPAGRTGEDLLSVAREVFLERGYNGTSMDEVARRARISKASLYREHTSKTALYSAVVRQWATMGGEAMRPALDRLRNAGDIRQGLIDLAVSMRSGILSPPVLEMRRLVIAEAVAQPEVARMYLAESWARNIQNLAETLEELAQQRRTKLEDSNAAASEFTWLVVGAPLNARLLSGEDDLRGVDRAVDLFLSAYRDLERA
- a CDS encoding DUF1761 family protein, encoding MVMLGILLATVASFIASAGLYAVPAISALIARTSTPRPGLTVVQQMGSVVLRSLMVSCLIAGLMAAAAWTGAVAGLLLGVALSVLPFTLLLGGVVHENTAVTAAGIHFLDWIIKLAIIGAIVGACV
- a CDS encoding transcriptional regulator translates to MNDLDPVIHPPARLQLCGILAQVDDVEFAFAKARLGVSDSVLSKHAKALEDAGYLTITKRTVSARQRTWLALTAQGRRAFRAHMVALQRLAAGAIRT